In Salmo trutta chromosome 37, fSalTru1.1, whole genome shotgun sequence, the following proteins share a genomic window:
- the LOC115177363 gene encoding trypsin-2-like — protein MISLVFVLLIGAAFATEDDKIVGGYECKAYSQPHQVSLNSGYHCCGGSLVNENWVVSAAHCYQSRVEVRLGEHNIQVTEGSEQFISSSRVIRHPNYSSYNIDNDIMLIKLSKPATLNTYVQPVALPTSCAPAGTMCTVSGWGNTMSSTADSNKLQCLNIPILSYSDCNNSYPGMITNAMFCAGYLEGGKDSCQGDSSGPVVCNGELLGCCVLGYGCAEPNVSLLLLFLQVCIFNDWLTSTMATY, from the exons ATGATTTCTCTGGTCTTCGTTCTGCTCATTGGAGCCGCTT TCGCCACGGAGGACGACAAGATCGTCGGAGGGTATGAGTGCAAGGCCTACTCCCAGCCCCACCAGGTATCTCTGAACTCTGGGTACCACTGCTGTGGTGGCTCCTTAGTCAATGAGAACTGGGTTGTATCTGCTGCTCACTGCTACCAGTC ccgTGTGGAGGTGCGTCTGGGCGAGCACAACATCCAGGTGACTGAGGGTAGCGAGCAGTTCATCTCTTCATCCCGCGTGATCCGTCACCCCAACTACAGCTCCTACAACATCGACAATGACATCATGTTGATCAAGCTGAGCAAACCCGCCACCCTCAACACCTACGTGCAGCCTGTTGCTCTGCCCACCAGCTGTGCCCCCGCTGGCACCATGTGTACCGTCTCTGGATGGGGCAACACCATGAGTTCTA CTGCTGACAGCAACAAGCTGCAGTGCCTGAACATCCCCATACTGTCCTACAGCGACTGTAACAACTCCTACCCTGGCATGATCACCAACGCCATGTTCTGCGCTGGATACCTGGAGGGAGGCAAGGACTCTTGCCAG ggtgactCCAGTGGCCCAGTGGTGTGCAACGGTGAGCTCCTGGGGTGTTGTGTCCTGGGTTACGGCTGTGCCGAGCC TaatgtctctcttcttcttctcttccttcAGGTGTGCATCTTCAACGACTGGCTGACCAGCACCATGGCCACCTACTAA